A stretch of Vigna angularis cultivar LongXiaoDou No.4 chromosome 4, ASM1680809v1, whole genome shotgun sequence DNA encodes these proteins:
- the LOC108332047 gene encoding BTB/POZ domain-containing protein At2g04740 isoform X3, with translation MTLVDEVEVEVDVEVEASVPVKKVPYGDIFEASRAGDVERLRYLLETGVNVNARDQWDSVALYYACLVGHLDAARMLLENGAICSEHTFDGDRCHYAALNLKVRKLLKAFEARPPPLEPLQAALRDTFLACVSSTQGSICCHFPPDVVFIVQGKRIQTHRVILSARSPFFKKKFTADWKDRNEVRFSKEKLSYPALYSLIHFFYSDRLEIAIDDMEDLVRICKVCRCESLHKVIEKELIHQKYADYKSLGNVDNSQKRYILQGLSLPEEDRLPAALHRILLTALSNSTHESGQEDKLISMMDAMQMAKSVDDLADVCVKVDRNIFRCHQVILASRSEYFRARLSHMKNFNEGKHDLSVDTLPCVEEHDLSKEAFEKMIEYMYTDRLQDINPDQVWCFQDSGVLS, from the exons ATGACATTGGTTGACGAGGTGGAGGTGGAAGTGGATGTGGAGGTGGAGGCGTCGGTGCCAGTAAAGAAGGTGCCGTACGGTGACATATTCGAGGCGTCCCGCGCTGGCGACGTGGAGCGGCTCCGGTACCTGCTGGAGACAGGCGTGAACGTCAACGCGCGGGACCAGTGGGACTCGGTGGCCCTCTACTACGCCTGCTTGGTCGGCCACCTCGACGCTGCTCGAATGCTCCTTGAAAACGGTGCCATCTGCTCCGAACACACCTTTGACGGCGACCGCTGCCACTATGCCGCCCTCAATCTCAAGGTCCGGAAACTCCTTAAGGCATTTGAGGCGCGGCCACCGCCCTTGGAACCCTTACAGGCTGCTTTGCGTGACACCTTCCTCGCTT GTGTTTCATCCACTCAGGGGTCCATTTGCTGCCACTTCCCTCCAGATGTAGTATTTATTGTACAAGGAAAACGTATTCAAACTCACAGAGTCATATTAAGTGCAAGATCAccatttttcaagaaaaagttTACTGCTGATTGGAAGGATCGCAATGAAGTTAGATTCTCAAAGGAAAAATTGTCATATCCTGCACTTTATAGCCTTATACACTTCTTTTATTCAGACAGATTAGAGATTGCCATTGATGATATGGAGGATCTTGTGAGAATCTGCAAAGTATGCAGATGTGAATCACTGCATAAAGTTATTGAGAAAGAACTAATTCATCAAAAATATGCAGACTATAAATCGTTGGGAAATGTAGATAATTCTCAGAAACGGTATATTTTACAAGGTCTATCCCTTCCTGAAGAAGACAGGCTTCCTGCTGCCTTGCATCGAATCCTTCTAACTGCCCTTTCAAATTCAACCCATGAAAGTGGTCAAGAAGATAAATTGATTTCTATGATGGATGCCATGCAGATGGCCAAATCTGTGGATGATCTTGCTGATGTTTGTGTAAAAGTTGATAGAAATATTTTCCGCTGTCATCAAGTTATTCTAGCATCCAGGTCAGAATACTTCAGAGCAAGATTATCACATATGAAGAACTTCAATGAGGGGAAACATGACTTATCTGTTGACACTCTTCCTTGTGTAGAAGAACATGACTTAAGCAAGGAAGCttttgagaaaatgattgaataTAT GTACACTGATCGTTTGCAGGACATAAATCCAGATCAG